A portion of the Paenibacillus hamazuiensis genome contains these proteins:
- a CDS encoding permease, translating to MSQHTGSEYTREPVNKKMIISAVVFVLIAVAGLTYVKWVPYWNKAFDAAVKHSIGASIVSGKNPAAPAPSWTAAWEYAKAYYTSVWKAAVLGIILGSLVQVLIPTQWLLRTMGNASFKSTAFGGLASIPGMMCTCCAAPLAVGLRKKNVSVGASLAFWLGNPTINPATLIFMTFVLSWKFTVLRLVFGLLLTFGVSYFANRFAPAARVPDAIRSYEAEAKAEQSAPFLARWGRTIGTMLLHIVPAYVIAVLVLGAARAWMFPAVGETVGNSLLVIIGFAIAGMLFVIPTAGEIPIVQTMMSFGLGTGPAAALLLTLPPVSLPSLLMISKSFPRKVIWFVAGSVVVLGVLCGIAGALIL from the coding sequence ATGTCGCAGCATACAGGTTCAGAATATACAAGGGAACCCGTCAATAAAAAAATGATCATCTCGGCGGTGGTGTTTGTGCTGATCGCTGTCGCCGGGTTAACCTATGTCAAATGGGTACCGTATTGGAATAAAGCCTTCGATGCGGCTGTCAAGCATTCGATCGGGGCCTCGATCGTTTCGGGTAAAAATCCGGCGGCTCCGGCCCCTTCCTGGACCGCCGCGTGGGAGTATGCGAAAGCGTATTATACTTCCGTATGGAAAGCGGCGGTTCTGGGGATTATTCTCGGTTCGCTCGTGCAGGTGCTCATTCCGACGCAGTGGCTTTTAAGAACGATGGGGAATGCGAGCTTTAAAAGCACGGCCTTCGGCGGGCTTGCTTCGATTCCCGGCATGATGTGCACGTGCTGCGCGGCTCCGCTCGCCGTCGGCCTTCGCAAGAAGAACGTTTCGGTGGGCGCGAGCCTTGCTTTTTGGCTCGGCAATCCGACGATTAACCCGGCTACCTTGATCTTTATGACCTTTGTCCTGTCATGGAAGTTTACGGTGCTCCGGCTTGTTTTCGGGCTTCTGCTTACATTCGGCGTCAGCTACTTCGCCAACCGGTTCGCCCCTGCAGCCCGGGTTCCGGACGCCATCCGCTCTTACGAAGCGGAAGCGAAGGCGGAGCAATCCGCGCCGTTTCTGGCCAGATGGGGGCGGACGATCGGCACGATGCTGCTTCATATAGTTCCGGCTTATGTGATCGCTGTTCTGGTGCTTGGAGCCGCTCGCGCATGGATGTTCCCGGCGGTCGGGGAAACGGTAGGAAACAGCCTGCTCGTGATTATCGGCTTCGCTATCGCAGGCATGCTGTTTGTGATTCCGACGGCCGGCGAAATTCCGATCGTGCAGACGATGATGTCGTTCGGGCTTGGGACGGGCCCCGCCGCAGCGCTGCTGCTAACTTTGCCGCCGGTCAGCCTGCCTTCCCTGCTGATGATTTCCAAATCGTTCCCGAGGAAGGTCATCTGGTTTGTTGCCGGTTCCGTCGTCGTTCTCGGCGTGCTGTGCGGCATTGCCGGAGCTTTGATATTGTAA